The following coding sequences are from one Paenibacillus sp. FSL R5-0912 window:
- a CDS encoding ABC transporter ATP-binding protein has product MNYSDRMVLRGIDLEVYRGQIIGYIGPNGAGKSTTVKIMLGLVEGYSGTVRIFGRDISDGDTAYKRRIGYVPEVAELYDSLSAREYLTFIGELYGMKKADAELKAERLMGLLNLDKAYDMRIASYSKGMKQKVLLIASMLHDPDILFLDEPLSGLDANSVMVVKEIFATLAARGKTIFYSSHIMDVVEKISSRIILLDGGDIVADGTFAQLREQSREGSLEEIFNQLTGFDKYRDIASEFVAVIGEGAPHA; this is encoded by the coding sequence ATGAATTACAGTGACAGAATGGTGCTGCGGGGAATTGACCTGGAGGTATACCGGGGACAGATTATCGGATACATCGGCCCCAATGGCGCCGGCAAAAGTACCACGGTCAAAATCATGCTGGGGCTCGTGGAGGGCTATAGCGGGACGGTGCGCATTTTTGGCAGAGATATCTCAGACGGGGACACGGCCTACAAAAGAAGAATCGGCTATGTGCCGGAGGTGGCGGAGCTATATGACAGCCTGTCTGCCCGGGAATATCTTACTTTTATCGGAGAGCTGTATGGCATGAAGAAGGCGGATGCTGAGCTCAAGGCGGAGAGACTGATGGGCCTGCTGAACCTGGATAAGGCCTACGACATGCGGATTGCCTCCTACTCCAAAGGGATGAAGCAGAAGGTGCTGCTGATTGCCAGCATGCTGCATGACCCGGATATTCTGTTCCTGGATGAGCCGCTCAGCGGTCTGGATGCCAACAGTGTAATGGTGGTGAAGGAGATTTTTGCAACACTTGCGGCAAGGGGCAAAACAATCTTTTATTCGTCGCATATTATGGACGTGGTGGAGAAGATCAGCAGCCGGATTATTCTGCTGGACGGGGGAGATATCGTTGCGGACGGAACCTTCGCGCAGCTGCGGGAGCAGAGCCGGGAGGGCTCGCTTGAGGAGATTTTCAATCAGCTGACCGGATTTGACAAGTACAGGGATATCGCCAGTGAGTTCGTTGCTGTGATTGGAGAGGGTGCGCCGCATGCGTGA
- a CDS encoding Gfo/Idh/MocA family protein, producing MTQKLRWGIMGCAQIATGSVMPAIQESETGVITAIASRGLEKSSAAAAEFGIGKAYGSYEELLADPDVDAVYIPLPNHLHYEWVIRAAEAGKHVLCEKPIALDSREATGMVEACRKAGVHLAEAYMYRHHPRITELQEIIAGGEIGELRSIRGTFTYNGVTDTSNIRFKSAWGGGSLYDVGCYPLTAARLLFGAEPEAVTVQALFSPEHDNVDMMASGLVEFPGGRSLIFDCGMWAYNRQLLEVLGTEGRIEIPMPFNARFDDAQFFVYGSSGEPRLVEAFGANPYVQQADHFATAVFSGKPWIAEEDPVLNMKLIESCLESARKRERISLV from the coding sequence ATGACACAGAAGCTTCGTTGGGGAATTATGGGCTGCGCGCAGATCGCCACAGGATCAGTAATGCCGGCCATCCAGGAGTCAGAGACCGGAGTGATTACGGCGATCGCCAGCCGGGGGCTTGAGAAGAGCAGCGCTGCTGCGGCCGAGTTCGGTATTGGGAAGGCTTATGGCAGCTATGAAGAACTGCTGGCCGATCCGGATGTCGATGCGGTCTATATTCCGCTACCGAATCATCTGCACTATGAATGGGTGATCCGCGCGGCAGAGGCAGGCAAGCATGTCCTGTGCGAGAAGCCGATTGCCCTGGACAGCCGTGAGGCAACCGGGATGGTGGAGGCTTGCCGGAAGGCGGGAGTTCACTTGGCGGAGGCTTATATGTACCGCCATCATCCGCGGATCACTGAGCTGCAGGAGATCATAGCGGGCGGTGAGATCGGGGAACTGCGTTCCATCCGCGGCACGTTTACCTATAACGGTGTAACGGATACTTCCAATATCCGCTTCAAGTCTGCCTGGGGAGGAGGATCGCTGTATGATGTCGGCTGCTATCCGCTCACAGCGGCGCGGCTGCTGTTCGGTGCAGAGCCGGAGGCCGTAACTGTGCAGGCGCTCTTCTCACCGGAGCATGATAATGTAGACATGATGGCCTCCGGCCTGGTTGAGTTCCCCGGCGGGCGGAGCCTGATCTTCGATTGCGGCATGTGGGCGTATAACCGCCAGCTGCTGGAGGTGCTTGGCACAGAAGGCCGGATCGAAATCCCGATGCCGTTCAACGCCAGGTTCGACGATGCACAGTTCTTCGTGTATGGCAGCAGCGGAGAGCCTCGGCTGGTGGAAGCCTTCGGAGCCAATCCGTACGTGCAGCAGGCGGATCATTTCGCCACAGCGGTCTTCAGCGGCAAGCCCTGGATCGCCGAAGAGGACCCGGTGCTTAATATGAAGCTGATTGAGAGCTGCCTGGAATCTGCCCGGAAACGGGAAAGAATCAGCTTGGTGTAG